CAGGGTGAACGCCTTCTCCACCTTGTCGTTGGAGTCGGCGATGAAGCCGTCGTCGGCCTTGGCGAAGTAGCCCTCCTCGGTCTGGTCGAGGATGGCCTTGTAGACGTTCTGGGCGGCGTCGACGAACTTCTTGTCCGGCGTCTTGGCGGTGAAGGTGTCGGCGACCTCCAGGTACTTCTCCCAGGTCGGCCAGAGCTTGCCGACCTCCTCGCGCTCGACGGGCAGCCCGGCGGCCTGGAACAGGTCGCGCCGGTAGCACAGGGCGAGGCTGCCCATGTCGGTGCCGAGGCCCAGGACGAACTTCCCGTCGTCGGTGGTGCCCTGGTTCCACTTCCAGGCCGCCCACTGGTCCTTCAGCTCCAGGGCGCCGTGGTCGGCGAGGTTGACGAACTTGTCCTTGGACTGGCGGAACTGGGCGATGTTGCCCTCTTCGATCGCCACGATGTCCGCCGCGCCCCGGCCGCCCGCGAGCTGGGTGGCGAGCTGCGTGTGGTGCTGCTCCATCTTGACCGTGCGCTGCTCGATCTCGATGCCCGGGTGTGACGCCTGGTACTCCTTGATCAGGTTGGTGAACCCGAAGTCGGAGAAGATGCCGATCGACAGCTTCACGGTGCCGTCACCCGCGTCACCTCCCCCGCCACCGCAGGCCGCCACCAGCGTGGCGGTCAGGGCGACCGCGGTGATCGCCGTCGTCCGGCCGACCGAAGTCCTGCTCATCCGTCCTCCTCGACGCACTCGCCGGGAACCGCCCGACGTCGTGAGAGCGCTCTCATGAGAGCGCTCTCACCCTGTGACCCCCGGCACGGCACGTCAAGGAGTACCGGGATTCTCGACACCGTTCCGTAACTTTCTGAAGCGCTCCCGTAACGAAGAGCAACCAGAAATGACGGTGTGTGAGGCCAGTTGCGGCGGAACGCGCGACGCGGGGGTGGCCCGGCCCTCGCTCGGGCCACCCCGCACCTGGTGAGAGGCGAACCGCGCCGAACCGTGACGCGCGACCCCGCGATTCCGCACGAACGCACAACACACAGGCCGCGAACGCACGACACACAGGCCGCGAACGCACGACTCGCGCGGCAT
This region of Saccharothrix longispora genomic DNA includes:
- a CDS encoding ABC transporter substrate-binding protein, encoding MSRTSVGRTTAITAVALTATLVAACGGGGGDAGDGTVKLSIGIFSDFGFTNLIKEYQASHPGIEIEQRTVKMEQHHTQLATQLAGGRGAADIVAIEEGNIAQFRQSKDKFVNLADHGALELKDQWAAWKWNQGTTDDGKFVLGLGTDMGSLALCYRRDLFQAAGLPVEREEVGKLWPTWEKYLEVADTFTAKTPDKKFVDAAQNVYKAILDQTEEGYFAKADDGFIADSNDKVEKAFTLAASLGEKKQTGALAPFSQDWNVALKQASFATTTCPAWALALIKAGAGDEAAGKWDVAAAPGGGGNWGGSFLAVPKQGEHVKEAAELAKWLTAPEQQKRIFKETGNLPSQPAAYQDPEVTATTNEYFNSAPVGQIFGNSAESLKPTYRGTKDSVVTPMFNNALSRVETGKQSGAEAWEQAVNEAKAASAK